In a single window of the Gossypium hirsutum isolate 1008001.06 chromosome D02, Gossypium_hirsutum_v2.1, whole genome shotgun sequence genome:
- the LOC107909907 gene encoding protein ESMERALDA 1, with protein sequence MHAKNRIPSSGHSTPSPPASPLRSPRYRHGRKSGRFSPFQPGRTIAHRLAWLLLSVLLRRQGIFLFAPLIYISGMLLYMGTVSFDVVPVIKHRPAPGSVYRSPQLYEKLKIDMNADNSSADAISTIWKNSYKGGEWRPCVNKSFEGLPESNGYIYVEANGGLNQQRTSICNAVAVAGYLNATLLIPNFHFHSIWRDPSKFKDIYDEDYFISALKNDVRVVNKIPEYIMERFDNNLTNVYNFRIKAWSSIQYYKDVVLPKLLEEKIIRISPFANRLSFDAPPAVQRLRCLANYEALRFSSPILSLGETLVARMKELSANSGGKYVSVHLRFEEDMVAFSCCVFDGGEQEKEDMKKARERGWKGKFTKPGRVIRPGAIRINGKCPLTPLEVGLMLRGMGFDNNTYIFLASGKIYNAEKTMAPLLEMFPNLQTKEMLASEEELAPYKNFSSRMAAIDYTVCLHSEVFVTTQGGNFPHFLMGHRRYLHGGHSKTIRPDKRKLALLFDNPNIGWKSFKRQMLNMRSHSDSKGFELKRPSDSIYTFPCPDCMCHTNKSADSRSSSAT encoded by the exons atgcACGCAAAAAATAGGATTCCAAGTAGCGGCCACAGCACCCCATCACCGCCGGCGTCACCACTACGGTCACCGAGGTACCGCCACGGAAGGAAGTCGGGTCGGTTTAGCCCGTTTCAACCGGGGCGGACCATAGCCCACCGTCTCGCTTGGTTACTTCTTTCGGTTCTTCTTCGTCGACAAGGGATTTTTCTCTTTGCTCCTCTCATTTACATCTCTGGGATGCTTCTTTACATGGGCACCGTTTCGTTTGATGTGGTTCCCGTTATTAAACACCGACCCGCACCCGGCTCTGTTTACCGGAGTCCCCAGCTTTATGAGAAGCTTAAAATTGATATGAATGCCGATAATTCCTCTGCTGATGCG ATTTCGACTATTTGGAAAAATTCCTACAAAGGAGGGGAGTGGAGGCCTTGTGTAAACAAGTCATTTGAAG GCTTACCTGAATCAAATGGTTATATATATGTTGAGGCAAATGGAGGCTTAAATCAGCAGAGGACTTCG ATATGCAATGCCGTTGCTGTGGCTGGCTATCTTAATGCAACACTTCTAATCCCAAACTTCCATTTTCATAGCATATGGAGAGATCCCAG CAAATTCAAAGATATCTATGATGAAGATTATTTCATCAGTGCCTTGAAGAATGATGTACGAGTTGTTAATAAGATTCCTGAGTACATAATGGAACGATTTGACAACAATTTGACTAATGTTTACAACTTCAGAATTAAAGCCTGGTCGTCCATTCAGTATTATAAGGATGTAGTCCTACCCAAGCTCCTCGAAGAAAA GATTATAAGGATTTCTCCTTTTGCAAACCGCTTATCGTTTGATGCTCCTCCAGCTGTCCAAAGACTGAGGTGCTTGGCAAATTATGAAGCTTTACGGTTTTCAAGTCCAATATTGAGCCTTGGGGAAACTTTGGTTGCCAGAATGAAAGAGCTCAGTGCAAATAGTGGTGGCAAGTATGTTTCCGTGCATCTTCGCTTTGAAGAG GATATGGTTGCTTTCTCTTGTTGTGTATTTGATGGTGGGGAGCAGGAAAAAGAAGACATGAAAAAGGCAAGGGAAAGAGGTTGGAAAGGGAAGTTTACGAAACCTGGTCGAGTTATACGCCCTGGAGCAATCAGGATTAATGGGAAATGTCCACTTACTCCTTTAGAG GTTGGATTGATGCTTAGAGGAATGGGGTTTGATAACAATACATATATCTTTTTGGCATCTGGAAAAATATACAACGCTGAGAAAACAATGGCTCCATTATTGGAAATGTTTCCCAACTTGCAAACAAAAGAGATGCTGGCATCGGAGGAAGAACTTGCTCCATATAAG AACTTTTCTTCCAGGATGGCCGCCATAGACTATACTGTTTGCCTTCATAGTGAGGTATTTGTGACCACTCAAGGTGGAAATTTTCCTCATTTTCTGATGGGGCACAGGAGATACTTGCACGGAGGACACTCCAAGACAATTCGACCTGACAAGCGAAAGTTGGCATTACTATTTGATAATCCTAATATTGG GTGGAAAAGTTTCAAGCGTCAAATGCTGAATATGCGGTCTCATAGTGACTCAAAGGGATTTGAACTCAAAAGGCCAAGCGATTCAATATATACTTTCCCATGCCCTGATTGCATGTGTCATACAAACAAATCAGCAGACTCAAGATCATCATCGGCTACGTGA